A window from Micromonospora profundi encodes these proteins:
- a CDS encoding tryptophan halogenase family protein yields the protein MTDGQLDLLISMMDADGATRVRGWLSDSRGLNVRRLSAGSERTADTMPRPRADDPQAVRHIGIIGGGTAGYLTALALRAKRPWLEVTLVESTSIPIIGVGESTTPAMVSFLHHYLGIDPHELYQKVRPTWKQGIRFEWGPDPDGFQAPFDWDTNSIGIRGSLAAQGDINASSVQALLMKAGRTPVFDLGDGEYLSLMKYLPFAYHLDNARFVAYLTELALANGVRHIDSRIAEVVRSADDWVDHLRMADGRTLNFDMYVDCTGFPSVLLGKGLGTPYRSFADSLFTDSAVTGNVDHGGHLNPFTTAKTMDAGWCWSIPTRESNHLGYVYSSAALSDETAADELARRFPGVSEPRQVRFRTGRHEQIWRGNVMGVGNSYAFVEPLESSGLLMITWAIMALVSTLPASWADPQPQALVNTAMADRWDAIRWFLAVHYRFNTRLDTPFWKDVRERTDISGLQPLLDVYAAGAPLRFRDKLTLSFANGSAPTFYGIAGIDTILLGQKVPARLVPPAEPLEHWRRRKAGAEALVRHALPHADALAAFDTEPRLLNELLEDSDSWARPGLAFG from the coding sequence ATGACCGATGGTCAGCTCGACCTACTCATCTCCATGATGGACGCCGACGGGGCGACCCGAGTGCGTGGCTGGCTCAGCGACTCACGCGGCCTCAACGTGCGGCGGTTGTCCGCCGGCAGCGAGCGCACGGCCGACACGATGCCCCGCCCTCGTGCCGACGACCCGCAGGCAGTTCGCCACATCGGCATCATCGGCGGTGGCACCGCAGGTTATCTCACCGCCCTGGCGCTGCGCGCGAAGCGACCCTGGCTCGAGGTGACCCTGGTGGAGTCGACGTCGATACCGATCATCGGCGTCGGCGAGTCCACCACCCCGGCGATGGTGTCCTTCCTGCACCACTATCTCGGCATCGACCCGCACGAGCTCTACCAGAAGGTGCGGCCCACCTGGAAGCAGGGAATCCGCTTCGAGTGGGGTCCGGATCCGGACGGCTTTCAGGCGCCCTTCGACTGGGACACCAACTCGATCGGCATCCGCGGCTCGCTAGCGGCGCAGGGCGACATCAATGCCTCGTCGGTGCAGGCGCTGCTGATGAAGGCGGGCCGAACCCCGGTCTTCGATCTCGGCGACGGCGAGTACCTCTCCTTGATGAAGTATCTGCCCTTCGCATACCACCTGGACAACGCGCGCTTCGTGGCCTACCTCACCGAGCTGGCCCTGGCCAACGGGGTCCGGCACATCGACTCCCGGATCGCCGAGGTGGTCCGCTCCGCCGACGACTGGGTGGATCACCTGCGGATGGCCGACGGGCGGACGCTCAACTTCGACATGTACGTGGACTGCACCGGCTTTCCGTCGGTGCTGCTCGGTAAGGGGCTCGGCACGCCGTATCGCAGCTTTGCCGACAGCCTCTTCACCGACTCGGCGGTCACCGGCAACGTCGACCACGGCGGGCATCTCAACCCGTTCACCACGGCGAAGACCATGGATGCCGGGTGGTGCTGGAGCATCCCGACCAGGGAGAGCAATCACCTCGGGTACGTGTACTCCTCAGCCGCACTGTCCGACGAGACGGCCGCCGACGAGCTGGCCCGACGGTTCCCCGGGGTGAGCGAGCCCCGGCAGGTGCGCTTCCGGACCGGACGGCACGAGCAGATCTGGCGCGGCAACGTGATGGGTGTCGGCAACTCCTACGCCTTCGTCGAGCCCCTCGAGTCCAGCGGCCTGCTGATGATCACTTGGGCGATCATGGCGCTGGTCTCCACGCTGCCAGCCTCCTGGGCTGATCCGCAGCCGCAGGCCCTGGTCAACACGGCGATGGCCGACCGATGGGACGCGATCCGCTGGTTCCTGGCAGTGCACTACCGCTTCAACACCCGCCTGGATACACCGTTCTGGAAGGACGTCCGGGAACGGACCGACATCTCCGGCCTGCAACCGCTGCTGGACGTATACGCGGCCGGTGCGCCGCTGCGGTTCCGGGACAAGCTGACGCTCAGCTTCGCCAACGGGTCCGCACCGACCTTCTACGGCATCGCCGGCATCGATACCATCCTGCTGGGCCAGAAGGTCCCCGCCCGGCTGGTCCCGCCAGCCGAGCCGCTGGAGCACTGGCGGCGCCGCAAGGCCGGCGCCGAGGCCCTGGTACGTCACGCACTGCCGCACGCCGACGCGCTCGCGGCCTTCGACACCGAGCCCCGCCTGCTGAACGAGCTCCTCGAGGACTCCGACAGCTGGGCCCGGCCCGGTCTCGCGTTCGGCTGA
- a CDS encoding cation:proton antiporter: MTPLAPPLGGDQLLWFLVQIALLLAVATLLGRLAMRCGMPPIVGELCTGVLLGPSLLGSVAPGVAERLLPRGAEAAHLVDAVSQIGVLLLVGLAATQLDFTVLRRRRSAAVWVSGAGLVVPFVLGLALGHALPGELLPAGVDRTVFALFLSVAMCVSAIPVIAKTLTDMRLLHRDVAQLALMAGTLDDVMAWFMLSVVAAMAASALTAGAVATSVLVLVAFVAVAVVVGLPLLRRLLVRIHASDEPRLRIPAIVVVIIVGATVSHALGLEAVFGAFLAGALVGRAGGSGGLGALRTVVLTVLAPLFLATAGLRVDFTTLAGGKMIAVAAAALVVAIVGKFAGAYLGARLSRLGLWEGTALGAAMNARGVVEIVIATVGLRLGILDIRFYTIIVLVAVVTSIMAPPLLRIAMRRIEETPEEQRRAVLQDA, from the coding sequence GTGACGCCGCTGGCGCCGCCCCTTGGCGGCGACCAACTGCTGTGGTTTCTCGTGCAGATCGCGCTGCTGTTGGCGGTGGCGACGCTGCTCGGCCGGCTCGCCATGCGTTGCGGGATGCCCCCGATCGTCGGTGAGCTGTGCACGGGGGTGCTGCTCGGCCCGTCCCTGCTGGGCAGCGTGGCTCCGGGTGTCGCGGAGCGGCTGCTGCCGCGGGGTGCCGAGGCGGCACATCTCGTTGACGCGGTCAGTCAGATCGGCGTGCTACTGCTGGTCGGGCTCGCCGCGACACAGCTCGACTTCACCGTGCTCCGGCGCCGCCGGTCGGCTGCGGTGTGGGTCAGCGGGGCGGGTCTGGTGGTGCCGTTCGTGCTGGGCCTGGCGCTCGGTCACGCATTGCCGGGCGAACTGCTGCCCGCCGGGGTGGACCGCACCGTCTTCGCGCTCTTCCTGAGCGTGGCGATGTGTGTCAGTGCCATCCCGGTCATCGCCAAGACGCTGACCGACATGCGGTTGCTGCATCGCGATGTCGCCCAGCTGGCGCTGATGGCGGGAACGCTCGACGACGTGATGGCCTGGTTCATGCTCTCCGTCGTGGCGGCGATGGCCGCGTCCGCGCTGACAGCCGGGGCGGTGGCGACATCGGTCCTGGTGCTCGTCGCGTTCGTCGCTGTCGCTGTGGTGGTGGGCCTGCCGCTGCTGCGCCGACTGTTGGTGCGGATCCACGCGTCCGACGAGCCTCGGCTACGAATTCCGGCCATCGTCGTGGTAATCATCGTGGGTGCGACGGTCTCGCACGCGCTGGGGCTCGAGGCCGTGTTCGGAGCGTTCCTCGCCGGTGCGCTTGTGGGCCGGGCAGGTGGTTCCGGGGGGCTCGGTGCGCTGCGCACCGTCGTCCTCACGGTCCTCGCGCCGCTGTTCCTCGCGACAGCAGGGCTGCGGGTCGACTTCACGACCCTAGCCGGCGGAAAGATGATCGCCGTCGCGGCGGCAGCGCTCGTCGTCGCGATCGTAGGGAAGTTCGCGGGTGCCTATCTCGGCGCCCGGCTGAGCCGGCTCGGGCTGTGGGAGGGCACCGCACTCGGTGCCGCGATGAACGCCCGCGGGGTGGTGGAGATCGTGATCGCCACGGTCGGACTGCGGCTCGGTATTCTCGACATCCGCTTCTACACGATCATCGTGCTGGTCGCGGTGGTGACCTCGATCATGGCGCCGCCGCTGCTGCGGATCGCCATGCGCCGCATTGAGGAGACCCCTGAGGAGCAACGGCGGGCTGTACTGCAGGACGCTTGA
- a CDS encoding LmbU family transcriptional regulator gives MPTAARRSSVSRQGATHAVNPDLAVMRRTSLHIRANLPVEEWKRIGLRIGAISESSVWWLGDWLVYGQRTYPDRYQRAIKETELDYQTLRNYAWVAGRFQAGRRRHTLSFQHHAEVAALPPPDQDKWLDKAERLKWSRNQLRNNLREARASEAGTSRASAVRVSVNIPQEQAQAWQEAAKRAQQELPQWIASVLTEEAQRNAAVDSAQRGVAAGEAIEAHG, from the coding sequence ATGCCGACAGCAGCCCGCCGGAGTTCCGTTTCCAGGCAAGGTGCTACCCATGCTGTTAACCCCGATCTCGCCGTCATGCGCCGGACCTCTCTGCACATACGGGCGAACCTGCCGGTGGAGGAGTGGAAGCGCATCGGCCTGCGGATCGGGGCGATCTCAGAATCGTCAGTCTGGTGGCTCGGTGACTGGCTCGTCTACGGCCAACGCACCTATCCGGACCGCTATCAGCGCGCGATCAAGGAAACCGAGCTCGACTATCAAACCCTGCGCAACTACGCCTGGGTGGCGGGCCGATTCCAGGCCGGCCGGCGCCGGCACACCCTGTCGTTCCAGCACCACGCCGAGGTCGCCGCGCTGCCGCCGCCCGACCAGGACAAGTGGCTCGACAAGGCGGAGCGCCTCAAGTGGTCGAGAAACCAGCTGCGCAACAACCTGCGCGAGGCCCGGGCCAGCGAGGCCGGGACAAGCCGCGCCTCGGCGGTCCGGGTGTCGGTCAACATCCCGCAGGAACAGGCGCAGGCCTGGCAGGAGGCGGCGAAACGTGCCCAGCAGGAGCTGCCTCAGTGGATCGCCAGCGTGCTGACTGAGGAAGCCCAGCGGAACGCCGCAGTCGACTCGGCTCAGCGCGGCGTTGCGGCAGGTGAGGCGATCGAGGCACACGGGTGA
- a CDS encoding IS256 family transposase has protein sequence MADKKNAAQLPEPTEVEVEFAQQLVERAKADGVSLVGPGGLLAGITRTVLESALDAELDAHLDEAGVDEATGRRANVRNGRGAKTVQTEVGPVRIQVPRDRAGSFTPRIVPKHARRLDGFNEAILSLYAKGLTTGEISAHLADVYDAEVSRELISRVTDSVVDEMEAWRQRPLDRIYPVVFIDALVMKIRQGQVANRPVYVVVGISLDGERDVLGMWAGTGGEGAKQWAGYLTELRNRGVEDVFMVCSDGLKGMTDAIEQVWPQAVHQQCVVHLVRASLRYTNRKDWQKITPALREIYTAPTVAAAEARFEAFAAEFGDQYPAVIRLWRTSWPQFVPFLDYDHEVRKVLYTTNIIESLNARFRQAARRRGHFPTEQAAMKVLYLVVQQKRRGGGSITGRVYGWAKALNALILAYGDRITI, from the coding sequence ATGGCAGACAAGAAGAACGCTGCTCAGCTTCCTGAACCGACCGAGGTGGAGGTGGAGTTCGCGCAGCAACTGGTCGAGCGGGCGAAGGCCGACGGAGTGTCGTTGGTCGGGCCGGGTGGGCTCCTCGCGGGGATCACCCGCACGGTTCTCGAGTCAGCGCTCGATGCGGAGCTGGACGCGCACCTCGACGAGGCCGGTGTCGACGAGGCCACCGGCCGGCGGGCCAACGTCCGTAACGGTCGCGGGGCGAAGACGGTGCAGACCGAGGTCGGGCCGGTGCGGATCCAGGTCCCGCGGGACCGGGCAGGGTCGTTCACGCCGCGGATCGTGCCGAAGCACGCCCGCCGCCTGGACGGGTTCAACGAGGCGATCCTGTCGCTGTACGCGAAAGGATTGACGACCGGTGAGATCTCCGCGCATCTGGCGGACGTGTACGACGCCGAGGTGTCCCGGGAGCTGATCAGCCGGGTCACCGACAGCGTCGTGGACGAGATGGAAGCCTGGCGGCAGCGGCCCCTCGACAGGATCTATCCGGTGGTGTTCATCGACGCGCTGGTGATGAAGATCCGCCAAGGGCAGGTCGCGAACCGGCCTGTCTACGTCGTTGTCGGCATCAGCCTCGACGGGGAACGCGACGTGCTTGGTATGTGGGCCGGCACCGGCGGGGAAGGCGCCAAGCAGTGGGCCGGCTACCTCACCGAACTGCGTAACCGGGGCGTCGAGGACGTGTTCATGGTCTGCTCCGACGGCTTGAAAGGCATGACCGACGCTATCGAGCAGGTCTGGCCGCAGGCGGTGCACCAGCAGTGCGTCGTGCACCTCGTCCGGGCGTCGCTGCGGTACACCAACCGCAAGGACTGGCAGAAGATCACCCCCGCCCTGCGGGAGATCTACACCGCCCCCACCGTCGCCGCGGCGGAGGCACGCTTCGAGGCGTTCGCCGCCGAGTTCGGTGACCAGTACCCGGCCGTGATCCGGCTGTGGCGCACCTCCTGGCCGCAGTTCGTGCCGTTCCTCGACTACGACCACGAAGTCCGCAAGGTCCTCTACACGACCAACATCATCGAGAGTTTGAACGCCCGGTTCCGGCAAGCGGCCCGCCGGCGCGGGCACTTCCCGACCGAGCAGGCCGCGATGAAGGTCCTCTACCTCGTCGTCCAGCAGAAACGCCGGGGTGGCGGGAGTATCACCGGCCGGGTCTACGGTTGGGCCAAGGCCCTCAACGCCCTGATCCTCGCCTACGGCGACCGGATCACCATCTAA
- a CDS encoding phosphotransferase — MPLIVVKARRANVVRTLHGGYLNGGRIKRVANKVVRRQGHRWPLAVEEALGAMARRGFTGCPRQIRRIDSCSVILTYMPGFALPGTLPRWAAQPSLLTAVTRFMQRFSFASAGIRQEIRHADWLAPPMSDGDAFVHGDPHPTNIVLNGRRDPTAIVDFELSTVGTHDWNLISLVFAWAPLEPIELTSWERLGSALEPAERAGRILRQWGSSSSAAELLETGRAFVEWRKRWIRRLAHEGNPGARQFLADPLFDARYASVLRMLRAALR; from the coding sequence ATGCCCCTCATCGTTGTGAAGGCGAGACGGGCGAACGTGGTCCGGACACTGCACGGCGGGTATCTGAACGGCGGGAGGATAAAGAGAGTAGCGAACAAGGTCGTGCGGCGGCAGGGTCACCGCTGGCCGCTCGCCGTCGAGGAGGCGCTGGGCGCGATGGCGCGACGCGGCTTCACCGGCTGCCCGCGACAGATCCGACGGATCGACTCGTGTTCCGTCATCCTCACCTACATGCCCGGCTTCGCGCTACCGGGCACGCTGCCGCGCTGGGCGGCGCAACCCTCGCTGTTGACGGCGGTGACGAGATTTATGCAGCGGTTCTCCTTCGCGAGCGCTGGAATCCGGCAGGAAATTCGGCACGCTGACTGGTTGGCCCCACCGATGTCCGACGGCGACGCGTTCGTGCACGGCGATCCGCACCCGACGAACATCGTCTTGAACGGGCGCCGTGATCCCACCGCGATCGTCGACTTTGAACTTTCCACGGTGGGAACACACGATTGGAACTTGATCTCTCTGGTCTTCGCATGGGCACCCCTGGAACCCATCGAACTCACCTCCTGGGAGCGCCTCGGCAGCGCACTTGAGCCGGCGGAGCGGGCCGGGAGGATCCTTCGCCAGTGGGGATCGTCCAGCTCGGCAGCCGAACTCCTGGAGACGGGTCGAGCCTTCGTCGAATGGCGAAAGCGATGGATCCGACGGTTGGCTCACGAGGGCAACCCAGGTGCCCGTCAATTTCTCGCGGATCCCTTATTTGATGCCCGGTACGCCTCCGTGCTCCGCATGCTGCGCGCCGCCCTACGCTGA
- a CDS encoding NUDIX hydrolase: MEEFVDLVNANGEAVLRHVPRSEVRRRKNELISQGLFQPIVIVVVFDDDDRVIAQVRGTSKGDDGALEIDHVCGVVAAGEAWEEAGRREAAEEVGVELADLELIEQRVNVYQRYRSLAVARALGDPKVVNPHEVSRVFRASPEELRTMQADAASFVRGFFDDLNMALVRRHRLESALGVSMVPHGGRSA; this comes from the coding sequence GTGGAAGAGTTCGTAGATCTGGTAAACGCGAACGGAGAGGCTGTCCTCCGCCATGTACCGAGATCGGAGGTCCGGCGTCGTAAGAACGAACTGATCAGCCAAGGCCTCTTTCAGCCCATCGTCATCGTCGTCGTATTTGATGACGACGATCGAGTGATCGCCCAGGTGAGGGGAACGTCAAAGGGCGACGATGGCGCACTGGAAATCGACCATGTGTGCGGCGTCGTCGCTGCTGGCGAGGCATGGGAGGAGGCCGGCCGACGGGAGGCTGCTGAGGAGGTCGGCGTTGAATTGGCGGACCTGGAGTTGATTGAGCAGCGCGTCAACGTCTACCAAAGGTATCGGAGCCTGGCCGTGGCCAGAGCGCTTGGTGACCCGAAGGTGGTCAACCCCCACGAGGTGTCGCGGGTGTTCCGGGCATCTCCCGAAGAGTTGCGGACCATGCAAGCCGACGCTGCCTCATTCGTACGCGGCTTCTTCGACGACTTGAACATGGCGCTCGTTCGCCGACACCGACTGGAATCCGCGCTCGGCGTGTCGATGGTGCCTCACGGGGGCCGATCAGCGTAG
- a CDS encoding ImmA/IrrE family metallo-endopeptidase, with protein sequence MARGSRLADLNGMWASLRLLAGGWGSADGYSVELAVRLAQMTRAELARHGIDDVRGWRDLGVSVERRVLFSSGMLIGRTFPMKVWVNAKDDWRRQRFTVGHEIAHYLLPPRYGLLPDLLEQMCDAYASEMLLPASRVRSRLGASGNLTSARDVVEMANEARINFSPVLYQAARTAWDPNFSIILGSAKTGCLRVLTGAGPRIGSPPRGQRISSLGRWRVLRTETAALARRSGVAELDYRFIRPSEPDEQESQSGRVQGLARWDSVELPGRQTVITVNFLGLPNVTFH encoded by the coding sequence GTGGCTAGAGGCTCCAGGCTCGCCGATCTCAACGGTATGTGGGCGTCGCTCAGGTTGCTCGCCGGGGGCTGGGGATCGGCGGACGGTTACTCGGTCGAGCTGGCCGTGCGGCTCGCCCAGATGACCCGTGCAGAACTCGCCCGTCACGGGATCGACGACGTCCGGGGCTGGCGGGATCTTGGTGTATCGGTCGAGCGCCGGGTCCTGTTTTCCTCAGGAATGCTAATCGGTCGGACTTTCCCGATGAAAGTGTGGGTCAACGCGAAGGACGACTGGCGACGCCAGCGGTTCACCGTCGGCCACGAGATAGCGCACTACCTTTTGCCACCTCGCTACGGACTCCTGCCGGACCTGCTCGAGCAGATGTGCGACGCCTACGCCTCCGAAATGCTGCTACCGGCCTCCCGGGTCCGGTCCCGGCTGGGCGCCTCGGGGAACCTAACCTCGGCCCGCGACGTCGTGGAGATGGCCAACGAGGCGCGCATCAACTTTTCGCCCGTGCTCTACCAGGCGGCGCGGACGGCGTGGGATCCGAACTTCAGCATCATCCTGGGCTCTGCGAAAACGGGTTGTCTGCGGGTACTGACGGGGGCTGGACCGCGGATCGGTAGTCCGCCGAGGGGCCAGCGGATCTCTTCACTGGGACGGTGGCGGGTTCTCCGCACCGAGACCGCGGCGCTGGCTCGCCGATCTGGGGTGGCCGAGCTCGACTACAGGTTCATCCGGCCGTCGGAACCTGACGAGCAGGAATCCCAGTCCGGACGGGTGCAGGGCCTCGCCAGATGGGATTCCGTCGAGCTTCCCGGTAGACAGACCGTCATCACGGTCAACTTTTTGGGGCTGCCGAACGTAACGTTCCACTGA
- a CDS encoding macro domain-containing protein has protein sequence MNVALLGTAGVFLALALTTLIWAVAGRAVGRRHTVLVATWLCMALGATLVIFSFFPTSSAEGTVFGWSLGGAGAFVLLIWTGALRAARQAEPRDAKDMEIRRQDEQIARLTERLTMLGADCGPRIVPGRRKIDYRLTGNSRRRFGIIVGDIRLVTDVDVWVSSENTDMEMSRFYERSLSAIFRYGGARRDEAGHVIDDCVDAELSAKVAGRRPVVPGTAISTTSGELSRSNKVKYLIHVAAVSGEPGHGYRQVGNIALCAKNALAEAEGLPDVASVVLPLFGAGAAGADIQATVRAVSAVVAEHLERATARIRTVYLLAYTDAELAACSAVLNGMPELRPPSR, from the coding sequence ATGAACGTGGCGCTGCTCGGGACGGCAGGCGTCTTCCTTGCTCTCGCATTGACCACGCTGATCTGGGCGGTCGCCGGTCGTGCCGTCGGACGGCGGCACACCGTGCTGGTCGCGACATGGCTGTGCATGGCGCTGGGCGCGACGCTCGTCATCTTCTCCTTCTTTCCAACCTCGTCGGCCGAGGGCACGGTGTTCGGCTGGAGCCTAGGTGGTGCCGGTGCCTTCGTCCTGCTGATCTGGACGGGCGCCCTTCGGGCAGCTCGGCAGGCCGAACCCCGCGACGCCAAGGACATGGAGATCAGGCGGCAGGACGAGCAGATCGCGCGACTGACCGAGCGACTTACGATGCTCGGCGCCGACTGCGGGCCGAGGATCGTGCCGGGACGGCGGAAGATCGACTACCGGCTGACCGGAAACAGCAGGCGGCGGTTCGGAATCATCGTCGGTGACATCCGACTAGTGACCGATGTAGACGTCTGGGTGAGCTCCGAAAACACCGACATGGAGATGTCGCGATTCTATGAGCGCTCCCTCTCGGCCATTTTCCGGTACGGCGGCGCACGCCGCGACGAGGCTGGGCACGTCATCGACGACTGCGTAGATGCCGAACTATCCGCGAAGGTGGCGGGCCGACGTCCGGTGGTGCCGGGAACGGCGATATCCACCACGTCCGGTGAGCTATCACGCAGCAACAAGGTCAAGTATTTGATCCACGTGGCCGCGGTGTCGGGGGAGCCAGGCCACGGCTACCGTCAGGTTGGCAACATCGCGCTTTGCGCAAAAAACGCGTTGGCCGAGGCGGAGGGCCTTCCCGACGTGGCATCGGTCGTCCTTCCCCTTTTTGGTGCCGGGGCGGCTGGTGCCGATATCCAAGCTACCGTGCGGGCGGTCAGTGCGGTTGTGGCGGAACATCTGGAACGCGCGACTGCTCGCATACGTACGGTGTATCTCCTGGCCTACACCGATGCCGAGCTTGCCGCCTGTTCCGCTGTACTGAACGGCATGCCCGAACTTCGCCCCCCGTCCCGTTGA
- a CDS encoding IS110 family transposase: MFAINPLAVSRYRDRYRVSRGKSDAFDAMVLANILRTDAAAHRPLPADSELLQSLRVLTRAQQDAAWDQVTLTNRIRTLLRMFFPAALAAFERGGRHRLDSPAARVILAAAPTPAAAAALAPTELAALLSRAGRQRGIAAEADKLHGFLRGEQMRQAAAVEQAMGLHLQGLVRQLDAVCQTLRQLEQRIDEVFTAHPDAKIVTSIPGLGVQLGARLLAEIGDDRSRFADARALRAFAGAAPVTRSSGKSSFVHARRAKNDRIAATGYVWALAAVRHDSHWNTRYRSRRAAGDRHVAALRRLFHLMLGKLHHCLRHNTLYDPGKAFAEPATSTA, encoded by the coding sequence GTGTTCGCGATCAATCCTCTGGCCGTGTCGCGTTATCGGGACCGGTATCGGGTCTCGCGCGGCAAGTCGGACGCGTTCGACGCGATGGTGCTGGCGAACATCCTGCGCACCGATGCGGCCGCGCATCGGCCGCTGCCGGCCGACAGTGAATTGCTGCAGTCGCTGCGGGTTCTGACCCGGGCGCAGCAGGATGCTGCATGGGACCAGGTCACGCTCACCAACCGGATCCGGACGCTGCTGCGGATGTTCTTCCCCGCCGCCCTGGCGGCGTTCGAGCGCGGCGGACGGCACCGGCTCGACTCGCCGGCCGCCCGGGTGATCCTTGCCGCGGCGCCGACACCTGCGGCCGCGGCTGCGCTGGCTCCCACCGAGCTCGCGGCGTTGCTGAGCCGCGCTGGCCGTCAACGCGGCATCGCCGCCGAGGCGGACAAGCTGCACGGCTTCCTCCGCGGCGAGCAGATGCGCCAGGCAGCAGCCGTCGAGCAGGCCATGGGCCTGCACCTTCAAGGACTGGTGCGGCAACTCGACGCGGTCTGCCAGACGCTGCGGCAGCTGGAGCAGCGCATCGACGAGGTGTTCACCGCCCACCCCGACGCGAAGATCGTCACCAGCATCCCCGGTCTCGGCGTGCAACTCGGCGCCCGGCTGCTGGCCGAAATCGGCGACGACCGCAGCCGCTTCGCCGACGCTCGCGCGTTACGTGCTTTCGCCGGTGCCGCCCCGGTGACCCGATCCTCGGGCAAGAGCAGCTTCGTGCACGCTCGCCGCGCCAAGAATGACCGGATCGCCGCTACCGGATACGTGTGGGCGTTGGCGGCAGTCCGGCATGACTCCCACTGGAACACCCGCTACCGATCCCGCCGTGCCGCCGGCGACAGGCACGTCGCCGCCCTGCGGCGCCTGTTCCACCTCATGCTCGGCAAGCTGCACCACTGCCTACGCCACAACACCCTCTACGACCCCGGCAAGGCCTTCGCCGAACCCGCGACCTCAACTGCTTGA
- a CDS encoding integrase core domain-containing protein: protein MEDLRPLRHRPDPRRPRIRHPVARRPRRQLIHHSDRGSNYTSFRFAERLQDNGILPSMGSVGDSYDNALMENFWSTLKIELVYRTSWRTRDEAENAIFAYIETSHQRWLSSS from the coding sequence GTGGAAGACCTCCGACCGCTGCGACACCGACCTGATCCTCGCCGCCCTCGAATACGGCATCCAGTCGCGCGACGTCCGCGACGCCAGTTGATCCACCACTCGGACAGGGGGTCGAACTACACCTCCTTCCGCTTCGCGGAACGCTTACAGGACAACGGGATCTTGCCGTCGATGGGCTCCGTCGGCGACTCCTACGACAACGCCCTCATGGAGAACTTCTGGTCAACGCTGAAGATCGAACTCGTCTACCGCACCTCGTGGCGGACCCGCGACGAGGCCGAGAACGCGATCTTCGCCTACATCGAGACATCTCACCAACGGTGGCTGTCAAGCAGTTGA
- a CDS encoding IS3 family transposase, which translates to MKFIHEHRDQFAVALLLRVLNIGASTYYAWVKQVERPCDRDVVDLGLISNIHEIWETSGHTYGADRVHRQLRRDGIRVDRNRVERLMAEQGWQVAFLRRGWRGGSTRQDPRPTPAPDLVNRQFTADGSSRLWVADATRIPCGEVVFWLAAVRDVFSRRIVGWKTSDRCDTDLILAALEYGIQSRDVRDAS; encoded by the coding sequence ATGAAGTTCATCCACGAACACCGTGACCAGTTCGCGGTCGCGCTCCTGCTACGGGTTCTCAACATCGGCGCCTCGACCTACTACGCGTGGGTCAAGCAGGTCGAACGGCCCTGCGACCGCGACGTGGTCGACCTGGGGCTGATTTCCAACATCCACGAGATCTGGGAGACCTCCGGGCACACCTACGGCGCGGACCGGGTCCACCGGCAGCTACGCCGCGACGGCATCCGCGTCGACCGCAATCGGGTCGAGCGGTTGATGGCCGAGCAGGGTTGGCAGGTGGCGTTCCTGCGGCGCGGCTGGCGCGGCGGCTCCACCCGTCAGGACCCACGGCCTACGCCGGCGCCGGATCTGGTCAATCGGCAGTTCACCGCCGACGGGTCGAGCCGGCTCTGGGTCGCCGACGCCACCCGCATCCCGTGCGGCGAGGTCGTGTTCTGGTTGGCTGCGGTCCGTGACGTGTTCTCCCGCCGGATCGTCGGGTGGAAGACCTCCGACCGCTGCGACACCGACCTGATCCTCGCCGCCCTCGAATACGGCATCCAGTCGCGCGACGTCCGCGACGCCAGTTGA
- a CDS encoding transposase has product MHHEALRNWIRQAEADEGERHDRPTSEMVEENRRLRREVAELRWANEILKAASAYFAAELDPTRRRS; this is encoded by the coding sequence GTGCACCACGAGGCGCTCAGGAACTGGATCCGGCAAGCCGAGGCTGACGAGGGCGAGCGTCACGACCGGCCGACCAGCGAGATGGTCGAGGAGAACCGCCGGCTGCGCAGGGAAGTCGCTGAGTTGCGGTGGGCGAACGAGATCCTGAAGGCTGCGAGCGCGTATTTCGCGGCGGAGCTCGACCCGACCCGGCGACGGTCATGA